In Ostrea edulis chromosome 6, xbOstEdul1.1, whole genome shotgun sequence, a single window of DNA contains:
- the LOC125683572 gene encoding uncharacterized protein LOC125683572 isoform X1, with amino-acid sequence MKNMTEKSEESGPVSDNGIWTKKDKITLLIVTIMTIINSYFIIMHNSQKRPCEKVIPAREHNRLQLDIRWLKAIVKRNENKQHLESRLNSQRFNNQQLKGDEVEKQQHNISLLQSLLAAIIVIIFLFLWLKFKDDNNKGTSSTSNNISSTSQRASHAMHRLSIIPRRKSVIARFTSTWSSVDENLAKSFLTGRQISHKLISEENDIYDINAKLVFLFVKCNERHIIMEDADDRSQLRKRIVEVVESTGGKAVVIYMLHGDSRDLKDGCLYSKKLTCINYHPILRKLSKEDCVISTDKELSKFQIHHLQKLCKEYS; translated from the exons ATGAAAAATATGACGGAGAAAAGTGAGGAAAGTGGACCTGTGAGTGACAATGGAATTTGGACAAAGAAAGATAAGATCACGCTTCTCATTGTCACGATCATGACAATTATTAACTCGTATTTTATAATCATGCACAATTCACAGAAAAGACCATGTGAAAAAGTCATACCTGCTCGCGAGCACAATAGACTGCAGTTGGATATACGATGGCTTAAGGCAATAGTTAAAAggaatgaaaacaaacaacaccTTGAATCACGATTGAATAGTCAACGTTTCAACAACCAGCAATTGAAGGGTGATGAAGtcgaaaaacaacaacacaacattTCTCTAT TGCAGAGTCTTCTGGCGGCTATCATcgtaataatttttttgtttctgTGGCTGAAATTCAAG GATGACAACAATAAGGGAACTTCGAGTACTTCCAACAACATTTCAAGTACCTCACAGCGGGCTTCTCATGCAATGCATCGACTTAGTATAATACCAAGAAGAAAATCAGTCATCGCTCGATTTACAAGTACTTGGTCATCTGTTGATGAGAATCTTGCCAAATCCTTCCTAACTGGTCGTCAGATTTCCCACAAGCTAATAAGTGAGGAAAACGATATATATGACATCAATGCGAAG CTTGTTTTCCTATTTGTGAAATGCAACGAACGTCACATTATTATGGAAGACGCCGACGATAGAAGTCAGTTAAGAAAAAGGATAGTCGAGGTTGTAGAAAGTACAGGAG GAAAAGCAGTGGTGATTTACATGTTACATGGCGACTCCAGAGACCTCAAAGATGGATGCCTCTACTCAAAGAAATTAACATGTATAAACTACCACCCGATACTAAGGAAATTATCAAAGGAAGACTGTGTGATCAGTACCGACAAAGAACTTTCAAAGTTTCAAATACATCATCTGCAGAAGCTTTGTAAGGAATATTCTTAA
- the LOC125683572 gene encoding uncharacterized protein LOC125683572 isoform X3, translated as MKNMTEKSEESGPKRPCEKVIPAREHNRLQLDIRWLKAIVKRNENKQHLESRLNSQRFNNQQLKGDEVEKQQHNISLLQSLLAAIIVIIFLFLWLKFKDDNNKGTSSTSNNISSTSQRASHAMHRLSIIPRRKSVIARFTSTWSSVDENLAKSFLTGRQISHKLISEENDIYDINAKEKQW; from the exons ATGAAAAATATGACGGAGAAAAGTGAGGAAAGTGGACCT AAAAGACCATGTGAAAAAGTCATACCTGCTCGCGAGCACAATAGACTGCAGTTGGATATACGATGGCTTAAGGCAATAGTTAAAAggaatgaaaacaaacaacaccTTGAATCACGATTGAATAGTCAACGTTTCAACAACCAGCAATTGAAGGGTGATGAAGtcgaaaaacaacaacacaacattTCTCTAT TGCAGAGTCTTCTGGCGGCTATCATcgtaataatttttttgtttctgTGGCTGAAATTCAAG GATGACAACAATAAGGGAACTTCGAGTACTTCCAACAACATTTCAAGTACCTCACAGCGGGCTTCTCATGCAATGCATCGACTTAGTATAATACCAAGAAGAAAATCAGTCATCGCTCGATTTACAAGTACTTGGTCATCTGTTGATGAGAATCTTGCCAAATCCTTCCTAACTGGTCGTCAGATTTCCCACAAGCTAATAAGTGAGGAAAACGATATATATGACATCAATGCGAAG GAAAAGCAGTGGTGA
- the LOC125683572 gene encoding uncharacterized protein LOC125683572 isoform X2, protein MKNMTEKSEESGPKRPCEKVIPAREHNRLQLDIRWLKAIVKRNENKQHLESRLNSQRFNNQQLKGDEVEKQQHNISLLQSLLAAIIVIIFLFLWLKFKDDNNKGTSSTSNNISSTSQRASHAMHRLSIIPRRKSVIARFTSTWSSVDENLAKSFLTGRQISHKLISEENDIYDINAKLVFLFVKCNERHIIMEDADDRSQLRKRIVEVVESTGGKAVVIYMLHGDSRDLKDGCLYSKKLTCINYHPILRKLSKEDCVISTDKELSKFQIHHLQKLCKEYS, encoded by the exons ATGAAAAATATGACGGAGAAAAGTGAGGAAAGTGGACCT AAAAGACCATGTGAAAAAGTCATACCTGCTCGCGAGCACAATAGACTGCAGTTGGATATACGATGGCTTAAGGCAATAGTTAAAAggaatgaaaacaaacaacaccTTGAATCACGATTGAATAGTCAACGTTTCAACAACCAGCAATTGAAGGGTGATGAAGtcgaaaaacaacaacacaacattTCTCTAT TGCAGAGTCTTCTGGCGGCTATCATcgtaataatttttttgtttctgTGGCTGAAATTCAAG GATGACAACAATAAGGGAACTTCGAGTACTTCCAACAACATTTCAAGTACCTCACAGCGGGCTTCTCATGCAATGCATCGACTTAGTATAATACCAAGAAGAAAATCAGTCATCGCTCGATTTACAAGTACTTGGTCATCTGTTGATGAGAATCTTGCCAAATCCTTCCTAACTGGTCGTCAGATTTCCCACAAGCTAATAAGTGAGGAAAACGATATATATGACATCAATGCGAAG CTTGTTTTCCTATTTGTGAAATGCAACGAACGTCACATTATTATGGAAGACGCCGACGATAGAAGTCAGTTAAGAAAAAGGATAGTCGAGGTTGTAGAAAGTACAGGAG GAAAAGCAGTGGTGATTTACATGTTACATGGCGACTCCAGAGACCTCAAAGATGGATGCCTCTACTCAAAGAAATTAACATGTATAAACTACCACCCGATACTAAGGAAATTATCAAAGGAAGACTGTGTGATCAGTACCGACAAAGAACTTTCAAAGTTTCAAATACATCATCTGCAGAAGCTTTGTAAGGAATATTCTTAA